A genomic region of Cannabis sativa cultivar Pink pepper isolate KNU-18-1 chromosome 1, ASM2916894v1, whole genome shotgun sequence contains the following coding sequences:
- the LOC115702092 gene encoding E3 ubiquitin-protein ligase DA2L: MGNKLGRRRQVIDEKYTKPQGLYHHKDVDHKKLRKLILESKLAPCYPGEEELVCDLEECPICFLYYPSLNRSRCCTKGICTECFLQMKVPNSTRPTQCPFCKTSNYAVEYRGVKTKEEKGLEQIEEQRVIEAKIRIRQQELQDEEERMQKRQELDPLSRNVAQEDVEYNSVNVTSSTSAVEGDEIDSSQDSCAASMCRPPLPSRVHREEEFDLDLEDLMVIEAIWLSIQDTGKNKTPSYGDVASSGRYVTEDRYVSPAMATVSGSSSSSPSGGLACAIAALAERQQMSGESSSHPEGNESTFSMVPSASRFYSRVGREALNYPPAVSSADVSSNDGMVLTRDDRDWNVDHASEVAEAGTSYASSDATEDAGTISAPPPPDQMEENLLNVPEPIVPESFEEQMMLAMALSLAEARAIASGAGSWQ; encoded by the exons ATGGGTAATAAGCTTGGAAGAAGAAGACAAGTGATTGATGAGAAATACACAAAGCCTCAGGGTCTTTACCACCATAAAGATGTGGATCATAAAAAGCTCAGGAAGCTCATACTCGAATCTAAGCTTGCTCCCTGCTATCCTGGCGAAGAAGAATTGGTTTGTGATCTAGAGGAATGCCCAATTTGCTTCCTG TATTATCCAAGCCTCAACAGATCAAGATGTTGCACAAAAGGAATTTGCACTG AGTGCTTTCTGCAGATGAAGGTTCCCAATTCAACTCGTCCTACACA ATGTCCCTTTTGCAAAACGTCAAATTATGCAGTGGAATACAGGGGAGTGAAAACAAAGGAAGAGAAGGGTCTTGAGCAAATT GAAGAACAGCGAGTGATAGAAGCTAAGATTAGGATTCGTCAGCAAGAACTTCAGGATGAGGAAGAAAGAATGCAGAAAAGGCAAGAATTGGATCCTCTAAGCCGAAATGTGGCACAAGAGGATGTTGAGTACAACTCAGTAAATG TGACGTCTTCTACATCTGCTGTTGAAGGAGATGAAATTGATTCTTCCCAAGACTCGTGCGCTGCATCAATGTGTAGACCACCGTTGCCATCAAGGGTTCATAG GGAGGAGGAATTTGACCTGGATCTTGAAGATTTAATGGTCATTGAAGCGATTTGGCTTTCCATTCAG GACactggtaaaaataaaacaccaAGTTATGGTGATGTTGCTTCTTCTGGACGGTATGTCACAGAAGACCGATATGTCTCACCAGCCATGGCTACAGTTTCTggatcatcatcttcatcaccATCTGGTGGTCTTGCCTGTGCCATAGCTGCTCTTGCAGAGCGCCAGCAAATGAGTGGAGAGTCCTCAAGTCATCCAGAAGGTAATGAGTCAACATTCAGCATGGTTCCAAGCGCTAGCAGGTTCTACAGCAGGGTAGGTAGAGAGGCCTTGAATTATCCGCCAGCAGTGAGCTCCGCTGATGTATCTTCCAATGATGGGATGGTTTTGACAAGGGATGACAGAGATTGGAATGTTGACCATGCATCTGAGGTGGCTGAAGCAGGAACAAGCTATGCAAGCTCTGACGCAACAGAAGATGCCGGCACTATATCTGCACCACCACCACCAGATCAAATGGAGGAAAACCTTCTAAATGTTCCCGAACCCATTGTTCCTGAAAGTTTTGAGGAGCAGATGATGCTGGCAATGGCTCTTTCTCTGGCCGAGGCCCGTGCAATTGCCAGTGGGGCTGGATCCTGGCAGTAG